The following nucleotide sequence is from Synechococcus sp. KORDI-52.
GAGTTGTTTGGGGTGCTCACCAACCTGTACGGCGGTTGGATCGGTGCTCGCTACGGGCTTCGGCTCACCCTCTGGGTGGGGACGTTGCTGCAGATTCTTGCGTTGTTGATGCTGATGCCCGTCGCCGCCAGTTGGCCGAAACTGTTGAGCGTGATCTATGTGATGACTGCTCAGGCCATCAGTGGCATCGCCAAAGATCTCAACAAGATGAGCGCCAAGAGCGCCATCAAGACGGTGGTTTCGGAAACTCCGGAGGATCAGCAGCAGGGGCAGCAGCAGCTGTTCAAGTGGGTGGCGATCCTCACGGGATCCAAGAACGCCCTCAAGGGTGTGGGTTTCTTTCTCGGTGGGGTACTGCTCACCGCCTTTGGCTTCAATGCTGCCGTGGGCTGGATGGCGGCAGGCCTCGCCCTGGCCTTCCTGCTCACGCTGGTGCTGCCTGGGGAGATCGGAAAGATGAAGTCCAAGCCGGCCTTTTCGGCGCTGTTTTCCAAATCTCAGGGCATCAATGTGTTGTCCCTGGCGCGCTTCTTTCTTTTTGGTGCCCGGGATGTTTGGTTCGTGGTGGCCTTGCCCGTGTTCCTTGAGGCCTCCCTGGGCTGGAGCTTTGGGGACATCGGTGGCTTCCTCGGTCTCTGGGTGATTGGCTACGGCATCGTCCAGGGATCAGCGCCGGGTCTGAGACGGCTCTGGGGGCAAACCACATCCCCGGGTGTGTCTGCTGTGCAGTTCTGGAGTGCCCTGCTCACTGCCATACCTGCCCTGATTGCGGTGGCGCTGTGGCACCAGGTGGATGTGGCAGTCGCCATCACCGCAGGCCTTGCTGCTTTCGGCGTGGTGTTCGCGATGAATTCGTCGATTCACTCCTACATGGTGCTGGCGTACACCGATGCGGAGAACGTCAGCCTGAAAGTGGGGTTCTATTACATGGCCAATGCCGCCGGACGGTTGGTGGGCACGTTGCTCTCGGGGGCGGTATTCATGCTCGGCAGAACCGAAGCCGCGGGCATGCAGGCCTGTCTCTGGGCTTCATCCCTGCTGGTGTTGTTGTCTTGGCTCAGCAGCCTCAGACTGCCGGCTGTGCGACATGTCCCTGGATGAAGAGAATTGCTGCGGCGCTGTTGATGGCCCTGGCCCTGCCGTTCTCCAGTCGTGCCGAACTGCAGTCGGTTCGGGTGCTGAGCATCAGCAACGCGCAGCAGCTGCTGGTGGAGCTGGAAGGTCAGGGCAGAGCGGTTCGGCTGGCTTGCCTCCAGGCACCGCGACGCAGTCAGACGCCATGGTCAACGCAGGCATCAGGGGCGGTCCATGCGTTGGTGAAGGTGGGAGACCCGGCGTTGTTTGAGCTTCGCTCCCGCGATGTGTATGGACGCCTGGTGGGACGCCTCCTGATCGACGGAGAGGATCTCGGGGCTGCCTTGATTCGGCAGGGCGCGGTTGTTGCCTGGGATGGCTTCCTTGGACGTTGCGACGATCTCGACTATTCCACCCTGGAGCGGGAGGCCGCATCCGGGGGGCGCGGGGTCTGGTCAGCG
It contains:
- a CDS encoding thermonuclease family protein, with protein sequence MKRIAAALLMALALPFSSRAELQSVRVLSISNAQQLLVELEGQGRAVRLACLQAPRRSQTPWSTQASGAVHALVKVGDPALFELRSRDVYGRLVGRLLIDGEDLGAALIRQGAVVAWDGFLGRCDDLDYSTLEREAASGGRGVWSAQPPFERPWDVMEREGDGEP
- the arsJ gene encoding organoarsenical effux MFS transporter ArsJ, which encodes MKLSPLQQYGIVTVNYWAFTLTDGALRMLVVFHFHQLGYTTLEIAFLFLFYELFGVLTNLYGGWIGARYGLRLTLWVGTLLQILALLMLMPVAASWPKLLSVIYVMTAQAISGIAKDLNKMSAKSAIKTVVSETPEDQQQGQQQLFKWVAILTGSKNALKGVGFFLGGVLLTAFGFNAAVGWMAAGLALAFLLTLVLPGEIGKMKSKPAFSALFSKSQGINVLSLARFFLFGARDVWFVVALPVFLEASLGWSFGDIGGFLGLWVIGYGIVQGSAPGLRRLWGQTTSPGVSAVQFWSALLTAIPALIAVALWHQVDVAVAITAGLAAFGVVFAMNSSIHSYMVLAYTDAENVSLKVGFYYMANAAGRLVGTLLSGAVFMLGRTEAAGMQACLWASSLLVLLSWLSSLRLPAVRHVPG